The proteins below come from a single bacterium genomic window:
- a CDS encoding AAA family ATPase, which produces MPKMTRAEVEQALVYFDKTYRNTEKFAGWEQNPENSLVIEYGGRIFPMMFILAHISGKAPGMYYDARDAAAQFTNLGFKVVRLSRNTVTAKASSLPEAFRGFAKRFADIAGKVEFGPDEELDRCAASIVRHFEDSGVFKDITPVITHFAGEKGGWSKSAIIKIAEKPALGKTASTLHIVYYIMPETREILLTLELASDEMISAMGARRASILLAQSAMKLRLLCQDTAVLMGFSTAEIEDAYLSGELTEVSRAAAVIHKILFLDKLAPEKEMLADLAFLVDLLRDFGKAATEARIDPPRQQEPKPIKPIAPAPQPEPAGEGKVITDLDDLMKEFANRPPSEQVGDSMNMPSVWIERMNALLHGYGQLLLAGPPGTGKTHVARGLALSASQDIGRMTFAAVTPGAPPGCLIEEERQTDGGKWEVIDGPLKRAAKKASADPKNTYVLVIDDLHFCGVEGFGEGFFLLRNRGETQKLRRSGENLYIPDNLKVIATLCISKKPLNGELIRLFPVVRFNTASPPVRGVLNRWLAVYAPAMTWIAKAIEEVNAALGGICSIGPAWFMREDLDDRTARIVWDHLAMPLIESHCGDEPEKYREFEYEAIKARYSHPAE; this is translated from the coding sequence ATGCCGAAGATGACAAGGGCCGAGGTCGAACAGGCTTTGGTGTATTTCGATAAGACCTACCGGAATACGGAAAAATTCGCCGGCTGGGAGCAGAACCCCGAAAACAGCCTCGTTATAGAGTACGGCGGCAGAATCTTTCCCATGATGTTCATACTGGCCCACATCTCGGGTAAGGCTCCCGGGATGTATTACGACGCGAGAGACGCCGCCGCCCAGTTCACCAACCTCGGCTTCAAGGTGGTGCGGCTGAGCCGCAACACCGTCACCGCCAAGGCCAGCTCCCTTCCCGAAGCCTTCAGGGGTTTTGCCAAAAGATTTGCAGATATCGCCGGGAAGGTCGAATTCGGCCCCGACGAAGAGCTCGACAGATGCGCCGCCTCCATCGTCCGCCACTTCGAGGATTCCGGCGTCTTCAAGGACATCACTCCCGTAATCACCCATTTCGCGGGTGAAAAGGGGGGGTGGAGCAAATCCGCCATCATAAAGATCGCCGAAAAGCCCGCCCTGGGGAAGACCGCGAGCACCCTTCACATCGTCTACTACATAATGCCGGAAACGAGGGAGATACTCCTCACCCTGGAGCTTGCTTCCGACGAGATGATCTCGGCGATGGGCGCGAGGCGGGCCTCCATACTACTGGCCCAGAGCGCCATGAAGCTTCGCCTCCTGTGCCAGGATACCGCCGTGCTCATGGGGTTTTCCACCGCCGAGATCGAGGACGCCTACCTCTCGGGCGAGCTCACCGAGGTCAGCCGGGCTGCGGCGGTGATTCACAAGATACTTTTTCTGGACAAGCTCGCGCCGGAGAAAGAAATGCTCGCCGACCTCGCCTTTCTGGTCGATCTTCTGCGCGATTTCGGCAAGGCCGCCACCGAGGCCCGGATAGACCCTCCCCGCCAGCAGGAGCCAAAGCCGATAAAACCCATCGCTCCCGCGCCCCAGCCCGAACCGGCGGGGGAGGGCAAGGTGATAACCGATCTTGACGACCTGATGAAGGAGTTCGCCAACCGCCCGCCCTCCGAACAGGTCGGCGACAGCATGAACATGCCCTCCGTCTGGATCGAGAGAATGAACGCCCTCCTCCACGGCTACGGACAACTGCTCCTCGCGGGCCCGCCCGGAACGGGGAAGACCCACGTAGCGAGGGGGCTCGCCCTCTCGGCCTCGCAGGATATAGGCAGGATGACCTTCGCGGCCGTAACTCCCGGCGCCCCCCCCGGCTGTCTCATCGAGGAAGAGCGGCAGACCGACGGAGGAAAGTGGGAGGTTATCGACGGACCGCTGAAGAGGGCCGCGAAGAAAGCCTCGGCGGACCCGAAAAACACCTACGTCCTCGTGATAGACGACCTGCACTTTTGCGGCGTCGAGGGTTTCGGCGAAGGTTTCTTCCTCCTGCGAAACCGGGGCGAGACGCAAAAACTCCGTAGATCGGGAGAAAACCTCTACATACCCGACAACCTGAAGGTCATCGCCACCTTGTGCATCTCAAAAAAGCCGCTAAACGGCGAACTTATCCGCCTTTTTCCGGTAGTGCGCTTCAACACCGCGAGCCCGCCGGTGCGCGGCGTGCTCAACCGCTGGCTCGCCGTTTACGCCCCGGCCATGACCTGGATAGCCAAGGCCATCGAAGAGGTTAACGCGGCGCTGGGCGGAATCTGCTCCATCGGCCCCGCCTGGTTCATGCGCGAAGACCTAGACGACAGGACGGCGAGAATAGTCTGGGATCACCTCGCCATGCCGCTCATCGAAAGCCACTGCGGCGACGAGCCGGAAAAATACAGGGAATTTGAATACGAGGCGATAAAGGCGCGCTACTCCCACCCGGCGGAATAG
- a CDS encoding AAA family ATPase, whose translation MERGANFLIAGPPGAGKTTVIKRLAAELGRFSPAGFVTEDLRVEERRVGFLVTSLDGRALRIPYTAASLPRRFGRYELDASALEKFLTPISRAEPRLILIDEIGKLDPASTHLAALIRRWLSSRAVVIASVASEGPGLVGEVKEREDIELYNLTHRNAERLIDDISHEVHLALGDRA comes from the coding sequence ATGGAGAGAGGAGCGAATTTCCTCATAGCCGGTCCGCCCGGCGCGGGAAAGACCACCGTCATAAAGCGACTGGCGGCGGAACTGGGTCGCTTTTCGCCCGCAGGCTTCGTCACCGAGGACCTCCGCGTCGAAGAGAGGCGGGTTGGCTTTCTCGTCACCTCCCTCGACGGCCGCGCCCTTCGCATCCCCTACACCGCAGCTTCCCTTCCGCGCCGCTTCGGCCGCTACGAACTAGACGCCTCCGCCCTCGAAAAATTCCTCACTCCTATTTCCAGAGCCGAACCGCGCCTGATCCTCATCGACGAAATCGGAAAGCTAGACCCCGCCTCAACGCACCTCGCCGCCCTCATACGGCGCTGGCTCTCCTCTAGGGCGGTGGTGATCGCCTCCGTCGCCAGCGAAGGGCCGGGGCTCGTGGGGGAAGTGAAGGAGAGGGAGGACATCGAGCTTTACAATCTGACCCATCGGAACGCCGAACGCCTCATTGACGATATATCGCATGAGGTGCATCTGGCTTTGGGGGACAGGGCGTAG